A genome region from Streptomyces antimycoticus includes the following:
- the zapE gene encoding cell division protein ZapE: MSAPTTASGSAGRIAAEAPVALTARAPQVPAERLVAEMVPPPRFATVSFDNYITDPGQPSQAEAVDALRGFAGRLDGGAAAKRGRRRHWFRREAKPAASGGPRGMYLDGGYGVGKTHLLASLWHATPAAPELKAFGTFVELTNLVGALGFQQTVQTLSGHRLLCIDEFELDDPGDTVLVSTLLGKLVEAGVALAATSNTLPGKLGEGRFAAADFLREIQGLSAHFRTLRIDGEDYRHRGLPAAPAPHSDETVTRAARHIPGASLDDFPALLDHLSRVHPSRYGAMCDGIQAVCLTGVGPIPDQSTALRLVVLADRLYDREVPVLASGVPFDQLFSEEMLNGGYRKKYFRAISRLTALARDAKGLADVASSGR, from the coding sequence GTGTCTGCACCAACCACCGCATCCGGCTCGGCAGGCCGCATAGCCGCCGAAGCCCCCGTCGCTCTCACCGCCCGTGCGCCGCAGGTTCCCGCGGAACGCCTGGTCGCCGAGATGGTGCCGCCTCCCCGCTTCGCCACCGTGAGCTTCGACAACTACATCACCGACCCCGGCCAGCCCAGCCAGGCCGAGGCGGTCGACGCGCTGCGAGGCTTCGCCGGACGGCTCGACGGCGGGGCGGCCGCGAAGCGCGGCCGCCGCAGGCACTGGTTCCGCCGAGAGGCCAAGCCCGCCGCGAGCGGCGGCCCGCGCGGGATGTATCTCGATGGCGGCTACGGCGTCGGCAAGACCCACCTGCTGGCCTCCCTGTGGCACGCCACCCCGGCCGCCCCCGAGCTGAAGGCGTTCGGCACCTTCGTGGAGCTGACCAACCTGGTCGGCGCGCTCGGCTTCCAGCAGACCGTGCAGACCCTGAGCGGCCACCGGCTGCTGTGCATCGACGAATTCGAGCTGGACGACCCGGGCGACACCGTCCTTGTCTCCACGCTGCTGGGCAAGCTGGTCGAGGCGGGCGTGGCGCTCGCCGCGACGTCCAACACGCTGCCCGGCAAGCTGGGCGAGGGCCGGTTCGCCGCGGCCGACTTCCTGCGCGAGATCCAGGGGCTGTCCGCCCACTTCCGCACGCTGCGCATCGACGGCGAGGACTACCGCCACCGCGGTCTGCCCGCGGCCCCGGCCCCGCACTCCGACGAGACGGTCACCCGGGCGGCGCGCCACATACCCGGCGCCTCCCTGGACGACTTCCCCGCCCTGCTGGACCATCTGTCCCGGGTGCACCCGAGCCGCTACGGCGCGATGTGCGACGGCATCCAGGCCGTCTGCCTGACCGGGGTCGGCCCGATACCCGACCAGTCGACCGCGCTGCGGCTGGTGGTGCTGGCCGACCGGCTCTACGACCGCGAGGTGCCGGTGCTGGCCTCCGGAGTGCCGTTCGACCAGCTCTTCAGCGAGGAGATGCTGAACGGGGGCTACCGGAAGAAGTACTTCCGGGCGATATCCCGGCTCACGGCCCTGGCCCGGGACGCGAAGGGGCTGGCCGACGTCGCGTCGTCGGGACGTTGA
- a CDS encoding pyrimidine reductase family protein: MRRLFPVPVRTSADSSAETSAGERETGARALEDRAAEDREWGLDELADAYAYPEPPHGPSGAFLRANMVSSLDGAAHHDGRSKPLSSDADMRIFGVLRGLADAVVVGAETVRLEGYRPARAREAFAERRAALGQAPAPAIAVVSASLDLDFSTPLFTEPLVPTIVITGAAAAAERIERARAAGAEVVFAGAGPSGRVDAATVVTALAEFGHTRLLTEGGPTLLAQFAAAGVLDELCLAVAPLVTAGDAKRIMDGAELGEPEQFTLDSVLEEAGFLFTRYRRIYQ, translated from the coding sequence ATGCGACGCCTGTTCCCCGTGCCTGTCCGAACGTCTGCCGACAGCTCCGCCGAAACGTCAGCCGGAGAGCGTGAAACCGGAGCGCGTGCACTCGAGGACCGAGCAGCCGAAGACCGTGAATGGGGCCTCGACGAACTGGCCGACGCCTACGCGTATCCGGAGCCGCCGCACGGCCCCTCGGGCGCCTTCCTGCGGGCCAACATGGTGTCCTCGCTGGACGGGGCGGCGCATCACGACGGCCGGTCCAAGCCGCTGTCCTCCGACGCCGATATGCGGATCTTCGGGGTGCTGCGCGGGCTCGCCGACGCCGTGGTGGTGGGCGCGGAGACCGTACGCCTCGAGGGCTACCGCCCGGCGCGCGCCCGTGAGGCGTTCGCCGAGCGGCGGGCGGCGCTCGGCCAGGCGCCCGCGCCCGCGATCGCCGTGGTGAGTGCGAGCCTGGACCTGGACTTCTCGACGCCGCTGTTCACCGAGCCGCTGGTCCCGACGATCGTGATCACGGGCGCGGCGGCCGCGGCTGAGCGGATCGAGCGGGCCCGTGCGGCGGGGGCCGAGGTGGTCTTCGCCGGGGCGGGGCCGTCCGGGCGGGTCGACGCGGCGACGGTCGTGACCGCGCTCGCGGAGTTCGGCCACACCCGGCTGCTCACCGAGGGCGGCCCCACGCTGCTGGCGCAGTTCGCGGCGGCCGGGGTGCTGGACGAGCTGTGTCTGGCGGTGGCCCCCCTGGTCACGGCGGGCGACGCGAAGCGGATCATGGACGGAGCCGAACTGGGGGAACCGGAACAGTTCACTCTCGATTCCGTCCTGGAGGAAGCCGGGTTTCTTTTCACCCGCTACCGTCGGATTTACCAATAA
- a CDS encoding indole-3-glycerol phosphate synthase: protein MIEKPLTPADVEFVTTLHGDDPVSFVVLMQPRGSKDRLLRAIDDIALGELEQATQEGDEPEGREALEPAEQALTHSVAALQAAGSQARGHVVQRRPLEVLRGVVEETRADEVIVLTAPHFVEEFFHRDWASRARHKVGVPVLKLFSHAVDEDQTTAGG, encoded by the coding sequence ATGATTGAGAAGCCCCTGACCCCCGCCGACGTGGAATTCGTCACCACCTTGCACGGCGACGACCCGGTCTCCTTCGTCGTCCTGATGCAGCCCCGGGGCAGCAAGGACCGGCTGCTGCGCGCGATCGACGACATCGCCCTCGGCGAGCTGGAGCAGGCCACCCAGGAGGGGGACGAGCCGGAGGGCAGGGAGGCGCTGGAGCCCGCCGAGCAGGCGCTGACCCACTCGGTGGCGGCGCTCCAGGCGGCCGGGAGCCAGGCCCGGGGCCATGTCGTCCAGCGCCGTCCGCTGGAGGTGCTGCGCGGCGTCGTGGAGGAGACCCGGGCCGATGAGGTGATCGTGCTCACCGCCCCGCACTTCGTGGAGGAGTTCTTCCACCGGGACTGGGCCTCGCGGGCGCGCCACAAGGTGGGGGTCCCGGTGCTGAAGCTCTTCTCGCACGCGGTGGACGAGGACCAGACCACGGCCGGCGGCTGA